A stretch of DNA from Candidatus Cloacimonadota bacterium:
GATCCATTATTCATCTCCTGAATTTTTGCCCGGGAGTTCTTCGCTAAGGATTTTTATCTTTGCCTCTGCCTCGCCCAGTTTGGCTTGACAATGCTTGAGATACTGCACTCCTTGGGCATAAAGTTTAAGCATTTCATCCAGATCGTTGGCACTGTTCGAAAGCTTATCCACAACCTCCTCCAAAGCCCGTAAAGCAGCTTCAAAATTGAGCTCTTCCAGATTTATCGTATCCATGCAATTCTCCCATAATGTTTTGATCTAGTTTACATTATTCGGGGAATCTGTCAACCTAAAATTGCATTTGATTGAAGTAGAGAGCCCTTTTTTTGAAGATGACAATGCTCCTGGCTGAATTACTCAATGTTAGGGCACTCGACCTATTCCGGCGATATAGAGAGCGCAGTTACTGTAGCGGAGTCTTACGGAAAAAATCCTTAAATCTGTTTTACAATAAGTGTAAGCGATCTTATATTCATTTAAGTATTACCGTAGGGGTTACCCGAAAATGGGCTGCCACGCTCCGTTTAGCAGAGGCAGCGGAGCTGCAAGAGAGAAAAGACCTTCGGCATTTGTGGCAAACAGAGCTTGCCACCCC
This window harbors:
- the xseB gene encoding exodeoxyribonuclease VII small subunit, with product MDTINLEELNFEAALRALEEVVDKLSNSANDLDEMLKLYAQGVQYLKHCQAKLGEAEAKIKILSEELPGKNSGDE